One genomic segment of Heptranchias perlo isolate sHepPer1 chromosome 3, sHepPer1.hap1, whole genome shotgun sequence includes these proteins:
- the tshz1 gene encoding teashirt homolog 1 → MPRRKQQAPRRSAAYVPEEELNAAELNEDLQDEELPPDVQEHEFMHAEEEESKEVPSYQNSPVSTPNNPDPGYGSPASDTSDQLADLRSTSSKEGQEKEDSFVTDNLQASRDSLAQMKAAYSNLLSSSYWTSLGLDLKNSNQASASTSSNGSSHNGSSHNGNGGGAGYDWHQAALAKTLQQTSYGIMPEPSLLSTVQLYRQQSKLFGSVFTGASKFRCKDCSSAYDTLVELTVHMNETGHYRDDNRDKDANNPRKWSKPRKRSLMEMEGKEDAQKVLKCMYCGHSFESLQDLSVHMIKTKHYQKVPLKEPVPALTSRLLPPTKRRAQHDAQPCSPESAVNPSGLAASEPASAQKAANPYVTPNNRYGYQNGASYTWQFEARKAQILKCMECGSSHDTLQQLTAHMMVTGHFLKVTNSASKKGKQLVFDTVVEEKIQSIPLPPSAPSRVAPPTAQAKAETPTPPVAEERKEYEEERIEDCEKERAIKEEKDDPVEKFESTSQYQYLREEDLDESPKGGIDILKSLENTVTTAINKAQNGAPTWGGYPSIHAAYQLSGTIRPFLPTAQNIQVTPFYANSVKALSSEHFTAVEPSECQSPPPQKSNVHAMEELVEKVTGKMTIKPEEKLVEKEPVVASMTKTTCGSSSPSVKDPPKAEDLDSSTQLKKNADGGEVKVKKETNSESPSPNGTECLKSTVSNGCNSMAIITDHSPESPFVNPLSALQSIMNTHLGKASKPLSPSLDPLAMLYKISNSVLDKPIFPAAQVKQADIVDRYYYENNDQPIDLTKSKSNKKLISAMTETILSSSRENALLDISDMVKNLTGRLTPKSSTPSTVSEKSEADVSSFDDTLEDISPIQKRKGRQSNWNPQHLLILQAQFAASLRESSEGKYVMSDLNLHERVYISKFTGLSMTTISHWLANVKYQLRRTGGTKFLKNLDTGHPVFFCNDCASQFRTPSSYIGHLESHLGFSLKDLSKLSIEQIREQQAVSKVIPNKSLSSVGMSEEDISSTFQCKMCNRTFASKHAVKLHLSKTHGKSPEDHLLYVTEFEKQ, encoded by the coding sequence CTTATGTTCCCGAGGAAGAGCTGAATGCAGCGGAGCTCAACGAAGATTTGCAGGACGAGGAACTGCCTCCGGATGTCCAGGAGCACGAGTTTATGCATGCGGAGGAAGAAGAAAGCAAAGAGGTGCCCAGTTACCAGAATTCGCCCGTCAGCACGCCAAACAATCCGGACCCTGGCTACGGGTCACCCGCTAGCGACACCAGTGACCAGCTGGCCGACCTGCGGAGCACGTCCTCCAAGGAGGGGCAGGAGAAAGAGGACAGCTTCGTCACAGACAACCTGCAGGCGTCGCGCGACAGCTTGGCTCAGATGAAGGCCGCCTACTCCAACCTTTTGAGCAGCTCCTACTGGACGAGCCTCGGCCTCGACCTGAAGAACTCGAACCAGGCCAGTGCCAGCACCAGCAGCAACGGCAGCAGCCACAACGGCAGCAGCCACAACGGCAACGGCGGCGGAGCTGGCTACGACTGGCACCAGGCCGCCCTGGCCAAAACCTTGCAGCAGACCTCTTACGGGATAATGCCCGAGCCCAGCCTCTTGAGCACGGTGCAGCTTTACAGGCAACAGAGCAAGCTGTTTGGGTCCGTGTTCACCGGGGCCAGCAAGTTCCGCTGCAAGGACTGCAGCTCTGCCTATGACACCCTGGTGGAACTGACTGTGCACATGAACGAAACCGGGCACTATCGCGACGACAACCGGGACAAAGACGCCAACAACCCCCGGAAGTGGTCCAAGCCCAGGAAACGCTCGCTGATGGAGATGGAGGGCAAGGAGGACGCGCAGAAGGTGCTAAAGTGCATGTACTGCGGCCACTCGTTCGAGTCGTTGCAGGATCTGAGCGTCCACATGATCAAGACCAAGCATTACCAGAAAGTGCCTCTCAAGGAGCCGGTACCGGCCCTCACCTCGAGACTGCTGCCCCCCACCAAAAGGAGAGCCCAGCACGACGCCCAGCCCTGCTCGCCGGAGTCGGCGGTGAATCCGTCGGGGCTGGCAGCCTCCGAACCCGCCTCTGCTCAGAAAGCTGCCAATCCCTACGTGACCCCCAACAACCGCTACGGCTATCAGAACGGCGCCAGCTACACGTGGCAGTTCGAGGCCCGCAAGGCCCAGATACTCAAGTGCATGGAGTGCGGCAGCTCCCACGACACACTGCAGCAGCTGACTGCTCACATGATGGTGACCGGCCACTTCTTAAAAGTCACAAATTCTGCCTCCAAGAAAGGGAAGCAGCTGGTTTTCGACACGGTGGTGGAGGAAAAGATCCAGTCGATCCCCTTGCCGCCTTCTGCTCCCTCGAGAGTTGCGCCACCCACCGCTCAAGCGAAAGCTGAGACTCCAACTCCACCAGTTGCGGAAGAGAGGAAGGAGTACGAAGAAGAGCGGATAGAAGACTGTGAGAAGGAAAGAGCAATAAAAGAGGAAAAAGACGATCCTGTGGAAAAATTTGAGTCCACTTCACAATACCAATATCTCCGGGAAGAGGACCTGGACGAAAGTCCCAAGGGTGGAATAGATATACTGAAATCTCTAGAGAACACAGTCAccacagcaatcaacaaagcccaGAATGGTGCGCCTACCTGGGGGGGTTATCCCAGCATTCATGCTGCATATCAGCTTTCTGGGACAATACGACCCTTCCTGCCAACAGCGCAGAATATTCAAGTGACCCCATTCTATGCTAATAGCGTAAAGGCCTTGTCTTCTGAGCATTTTACAGCAGTTGAGCCTTCAGAGTGCCAATCCCCACCACCTCAAAAGAGCAATGTTCATGCCATGGAGGAACTGGTTGAGAAGGTCACAGGTAAGATGACCATTAAGCCAGAAGAAAaactggtggagaaagagccaGTGGTTGCATCCATGACCAAAACAACCTGTGGTTCATCATCTCCTAGTGTTAAGGACCCTCCCAAAGCTGAAGATCTCGACAGTTCAACACAACTGAAGAAAAATGCTGATGGGGGGGAAGTGAAAGTGAAGAAGGAGACCAATTCAGAGAGCCCTTCTCCAAATGGAACGGAATGTTTAAAATCAACAGTTAGCAATGGTTGTAACAGTATGGCAATTATTACTGACCATTCACCTGAGTCACCATTTGTGAATCCACTTAGTGCACTACAGTCAATTATGAACACACATTTGGGTAAGGCTTCAAAACCCTTGAGCCCTAGCCTCGATCCTTTGGCCATGCTGTACAAAATAAGCAACAGTGTGTTAGACAAGCCCATATTCCCTGCTGCTCAGGTCAAACAAGCAGATATTGTAGATCGATACTACTACGAAAACAATGATCAGCCAATAGACTTAACAAAATCAAAAAGCAACAAAAAGCTCATTTCAGCCATGACCGAAACAATACTGTCTTCATCGCGGGAAAATGCATTATTGGACATATCTGACATGGTCAAGAACCTCACTGGGCGATTGACACCAAAGTCGTCAACCCCATCAACTGTGTCAGAAAAGTCTGAAGCAGATGTAAGCAGCTTTGATGATACCTTAGAAGATATATCTCCAATACAGAAGAGAAAGGGCAGACAATCGAACTGGAACCCTCAGCACCTTCTGATACTCCAAGCTCAGTTTGCGGCTAGCTTACGGGAATCTTCTGAAGGCAAATACGTTATGTCGGACCTAAACCTCCATGAGCGGGTGTACATTTCAAAGTTTACTGGTCTTTCCATGACCACGATAAGCCATTGGCTGGCCAATGTAAAGTACCAGTTGAGAAGGACAGGTGGAACTAAATTCCTGAAGAACTTAGACACAGGTCACCCGGTTTTCTTCTGTAATGATTGTGCCTCTCAATTTAGGACTCCTTCCAGCTACATAGGCCATTTGGAATCTCACTTAGGCTTTTCTTTGAAGGACCTCTCGAAGTTATCAATAGAGCAGATTCGAGAACAACAGGCAGTTTCGAAGGTCATACCAAATAAGTCACTGAGTTCAGTTGGGATGTCAGAGGAGGACATAAGCTCTACATTCCAGTGTAAAATGTGCAACCGAACCTTTGCAAGCAAACATGCAGTCAAACTACACCTTAGCAAAACACATGGCAAGTCTCCAGAGGACCATCTGTTGTATGTAACTGAATTTGAAAAACAATAG